The following are from one region of the Halorussus rarus genome:
- a CDS encoding PepSY domain-containing protein: MDYAKLASVSLALLLVGGFAGAGVAKPLSTASQSQATGPADRPADAGIGALSTDAAPVAAQQGGQVNLSAVDTTATEAIRLAANRSDGKPVVVTLTTLNGTPVFNVSLLAQNRSVSQVTVDATDGTVTAVRNDITVADRRFLGGEAYAYEELRPATEAIRLLRNRTTGQVVNVGLRQGELVYGVALRTPEGSRTRALVAATRSPVLGIQVTNATGPTTTTA, from the coding sequence ATGGACTACGCGAAACTCGCGTCCGTCAGCCTCGCGCTCCTCCTCGTCGGAGGGTTCGCCGGGGCCGGCGTGGCGAAACCGCTCTCGACGGCATCGCAGTCGCAAGCGACCGGCCCGGCCGACCGACCGGCCGACGCCGGAATCGGGGCGCTCTCGACCGACGCCGCCCCGGTCGCGGCCCAGCAGGGCGGCCAGGTCAACCTGAGCGCGGTCGACACCACGGCGACGGAGGCCATCCGACTCGCCGCCAACCGGTCTGACGGCAAGCCGGTCGTCGTCACGCTCACCACGCTGAACGGGACGCCGGTGTTCAACGTGAGCCTGCTCGCCCAGAACCGGAGCGTCTCGCAGGTCACGGTCGACGCGACCGACGGGACGGTCACCGCGGTCCGCAACGACATCACCGTCGCCGACCGGCGGTTCCTCGGCGGCGAGGCGTACGCCTACGAGGAGCTGCGGCCCGCGACCGAAGCCATCCGTCTTCTCCGGAATCGGACGACCGGTCAGGTCGTGAACGTCGGGCTCCGCCAGGGCGAACTCGTCTACGGCGTCGCGCTGCGGACGCCCGAGGGGAGCCGGACGCGTGCGCTCGTGGCCGCGACCCGGAGCCCGGTCCTCGGCATCCAGGTCACGAACGCGACCGGGCCGACGACGACCACTGCGTAG